One Helianthus annuus cultivar XRQ/B chromosome 7, HanXRQr2.0-SUNRISE, whole genome shotgun sequence genomic region harbors:
- the LOC110867339 gene encoding protein FAR1-RELATED SEQUENCE 5-like produces MKAAILEVFTDARHRLCMWHIMKKLPTKIHGDLLQNSELRALMHRLVWSIHMKPSTFETRWQLLMEEYGLQDHDWLNDMYSIRDQWVPVYFRDIPMCCLMKTTSRCESSNSSFKVNSTSANTLVQFMLCYETRIDNQCYRQRVVEFKTSSSVFMDSTDLAIEKHAFELYTHAIFTEVRKEIYKGKLFCYILNMEDCDDVRVYYVNQLDKRSSATNTFTVKLELRNQSVSCSCNNFIRIGYLCRHIFCVYRVNNIEKIPAQFVVKRWTRDVLPKSIFSIERRYGVDTRPQAAARSQILEIVTECVDALRSDVGGLSTFAEQIKELKSKLLNGGPVDDEAKNDNYAAVEELLGVSLDGDVTLNNPDGIRNKGCGKRRRLSRASQDGTSNSAVKPPKTPRLCRTCMKYVTGHDSRNCKKKKKNKSGNEDEDSSSASQEST; encoded by the exons ATGAAAGCTGCCATTTTAGAGGTTTTCACAGACGCTCGGCACCGCCTTTGCATGTGGCATATTATGAAAAAACTTCCAACCAAG ATTCATGGAGACCTATTACAAAACTCTGAGTTAAGGGCATTGATGCATCGTTTGGTGTGGAGTATTCACATGAAACCATCTACATTTGAGACGCGTTGGCAACTTTTGATGGAGGAATATGGGTTACAAGATCATGACTGGTTGAATGATATGTACTCAATTAGGGACCAATGGGTACCTGTCTACTTCCGTGATATCCCAATGTGTTGTCTGATGAAGACTACATCAAGATGTGAAAGCTCTAACTCAAGCTTCAAGGTCAACTCTACTAGTGCTAACACACTAGTTCAGTTCATGCTATGTTATGAAACTAGGATAGACAATCAGTGTTACAGGCAACGTGTTGTAGAGTTTAAAACCTCATCTAGTGTATTCATGGATAGTACTGATTTAGCTATCGAGAAGCACGCTTTTGAGCTGTACACACATGCAATTTTCACAGAGGTAAGAAAAGAGATATACAAGGGGAAGTTGTTTTGTTACATTCTAAACATGGAGGATTGTGATGATGTTCGTGTTTACTATGTGAATCAGTTGGACAAGCGAAGCAGTGCAACCAACACATTCACG GTTAAACTTGAGTTGAGAAATCAGTCGGTCTCTTGTTCATGCAACAACTTCATCCGTATTGGATATCTGTGTAGGCACATCTTTTGTGTTTACCGGGTAAACAATATTGAAAAAATCCCTGCCCAGTTTGTTGTTAAGCGTTGGACTAGGGACGTGCTTCCCAAAAGTATATTTTCTATTGAGCGTCGATACGGCGTTGACACCCGTCCACAAGCTGCTGCGAGAAGTCAGATTCTTGAGATTGTAACCGAATGTGTAGACGCATTAAGAAGTGATGTTGGAGGACTTTCTACTTTCGCTGAGCAGATAAAGGAACTGAAATCCAAGTTACTAAATGGAGGACCAGTTGATGACGAAGCCAAGAATGATAACTATGCTGCTGTTGAAGAATTGCTTGGTGTTTCTTTAGATGGGGACGTAACTCTCAACAATCCAGACGGGATCAGGAACAAAGGATGCGGCAAACGTCGACGATTGTCTAGAGCATCGCAGGATGGAACGAGCAACTCTGCTGTCAAACCTCCCAAAACACCAAGGCTTTGCCGAACATGTATGAAGTACGTGACTGGGCATGATTCAAGAAATtgcaagaaaaagaagaagaataaaTCGGGTAACGAGGATGAGGACTCAAGCTCTGCGAGTCAGGAGTCCACTTGA